Proteins co-encoded in one Phycodurus eques isolate BA_2022a chromosome 14, UOR_Pequ_1.1, whole genome shotgun sequence genomic window:
- the mocs1 gene encoding molybdenum cofactor biosynthesis protein 1 isoform X3: protein MASNLRCGLQDINRSVRHVRKHLVQNGVSRKPFSSVKKNELELRDSTLASPDFNESAKTLTRQEKLRVHNIPFSSFLTDNFGRRHNYLRISLTEKCNLRCQYCMPEEGVTLTPRGQLLSTTEILTLARLFVKEGVEKIRLTGGEPLIRPDVLDIIAELKKLEGLKTIAVTTNGMNLARFLPLLKDAGLDLINISLDSLVPAKFEFIVRRKGFHKVMEGIDKAIEMGYNPVKVNCVVMRGLNEDELLDFVGLTEKKPLEVRFIEYMPFDGNKWNFKKMVSYQEMLDHIKQQWPDLETLQTGHSDTAKIFKVPGFKGQVGFITSMSDHFCGSCNRLRITADGNLKVCLFGNSEVSLRDVLRSGASDEELLQIIGAAVGRKKKQHAGGNRVLNGVSLMCLLDHTASTLADRDCCTTNIMSGNSYLGEKKQTEPFINVQHHLSDFNGCQTASPYCTNTVTNNPLTNDSRLPRHLRIMKAKVNCTQHSVRQCHNNISSQDPRISQSGSPHLDGTPEAQLTHTDAQGRASMVDVSGKAPTRRVAKARATVLLSPVAFGLLRDNQLVKGDALAVAQLAGIMGSKQTSALLPLCHPLPLDHTSVALDLDEQRGAVVVTATCRTTGRTGVEMEALTAVSTAALTVYDMCKAVSHDIIITDIKLLSKTGGKKDFLRASP from the exons atgGCTTCGAACCTGCGCTGCGGCTTACAAGATATAAACAGGAGTGTGCGACATGTCAGAAAACACCTGGTTCAAAATGGAGTTAGTCGTAAACCGTTCTCTAGTGTGAAGAAGAACGAACTTGAACTTAGAGATTCCACTTTAGCTTCCCCCGACTTTAACGAATCTGCGAAAACCTTGACAAGACAG GAGAAGCTAAGAGTGCACAACATTCCCTTTTCATCGTTCTTGACGGACAACTTTGGCCGGAGACACAATTACTTGCGCATCTCCCTGACTGAGAAATGCAACCTCCGCT GTCAGTACTGCATGCCAGAGGAGGGTGTGACGCTTACACCACGAGGCCAGCTTCTGTCCACAACAGAAATTTTGACCCTAGCTCGCCTCTTTGTGAAAGAGGGTGTGGAGAAGATTCGTCTCACTGGAGGAGAGCCTCTCATCAGACCTGATGTGCTGGATATCATTG CTGAATTGAAGAAGTTGGAGGGTCTGAAGACCATCGCGGTGACAACAAATGGCATGAACCTGGCAAGATTTCTCCCTCTACTCAAAGATGCAGGCCTTGACCTGATCAACATCAGTTTGGATTCTCTGGTACCTGCCAAGTTTGAGTTCATTGTCAGGCGAAAAG GGTTCCACAAGGTTATGGAAGGCATTGATAAGGCCATTGAAATGGGCTACAACCCAGTCAAG GTCAACTGTGTGGTCATGCGAGGCCTCAATGAAGACGAACTGCTTGATTTCGTAGGTCTGACAGAGAAGAAGCCCCTGGAAGTGCGCTTCATTGAATACATGCCATTTGATG GCAACAAATGGAACTTTAAGAAGATGGTGAGCTACCAGGAGATGTTGGATCACATCAAGCAGCAGTGGCCTGACCTGGAAACGCTTCAAACTGGACACTCAGACACAGCCAAG ATCTTTAAAGTGCCAGGTTTCAAAGGGCAGGTCGGCTTCATCACCTCCATGTCTGACCATTTCTGTGGCTCATGTAACCGCTTACGCATCACCGCAGACGGCAACCTCAAG GTGTGTTTGTTCGGTAATTCTGAGGTGTCCCTCCGCGATGTGTTACGCTCCGGAGCGTCAGATGAAGAGCTGCTGCAAATAATCGGCGCTGCTGTGGGcagaaagaagaaacaacaTGCAG GTGGAAACAGAGTCCTTAATGGCGTGAGTCTTATGTGCCTTCTCGACCACACTGCTTCAACACTGGCAGACCGTGACTGCTGCACTACAAACATAATGAGTGGCAACTCCTATCTCGGTGAAAAGAAACAGACGGAACCCTTTATCAATGTACAACACCACTTGTCTGACTTTAATGGTTGTCAAACTGCATCCCCTTATTGCACCAACACTGTGACTAACAACCCCCTAACAAATGATAGTCGCTTACCCAGACACTTACGAATAATGAAGGCCAAAGTCAACTGTACACAACATAGTGTGAGACAATGTCACAATAACATTTCTAGCCAAGACCCCCGCATCTCACAGAGCGGCAGCCCTCACCTCGATGGTACCCCAGAAGCCCAGCTGACACACACAGACGCTCAAGGCCGAGCAAGCATGGTGGATGTTAGCGGTAAAGCCCCGACGCGCCGAGTAGCCAAGGCTCGCGCCACCGTGCTTTTGAGCCCTGTTGCCTTTGGGCTGCTGCGAGACAACCAGCTGGTCAAGGGCGACGCCTTGGCGGTGGCCCAGTTGGCCGGCATCATGGGCTCCAAACAGACCTCGGCCCTCCTTCCGCTCTGTCACCCGCTCCCTTTAGACCACACCTCAGTCGCCCTGGACCTGGACGAGCAGCGCGGCGCCGTGGTCGTCACGGCGACGTGTCGCACCACCGGCAGGACGGGTGTCGAAATGGAGGCTTTGACTGCTGTTTCCACAGCAGCTCTGACCGTTTATGACATGTGTAAGGCTGTGAGCCATGACATCATCATTACTGACATAAAACTACTTAGTAAGACTGGGGGGAAGAAAGACTTTCTACGAGCGTCACCCTGA
- the mocs1 gene encoding molybdenum cofactor biosynthesis protein 1 isoform X2, with translation MASNLRCGLQDINRSVRHVRKHLVQNGVSRKPFSSVKKNELELRDSTLASPDFNESAKTLTRQEKLRVHNIPFSSFLTDNFGRRHNYLRISLTEKCNLRCQYCMPEEGVTLTPRGQLLSTTEILTLARLFVKEGVEKIRLTGGEPLIRPDVLDIIAELKKLEGLKTIAVTTNGMNLARFLPLLKDAGLDLINISLDSLVPAKFEFIVRRKGFHKVMEGIDKAIEMGYNPVKVNCVVMRGLNEDELLDFVGLTEKKPLEVRFIEYMPFDGNKWNFKKMVSYQEMLDHIKQQWPDLETLQTGHSDTAKIFKVPGFKGQVGFITSMSDHFCGSCNRLRITADGNLKVCLFGNSEVSLRDVLRSGASDEELLQIIGAAVGRKKKQHAGMFTISQMKNRPMILIGGNRVLNGVSLMCLLDHTASTLADRDCCTTNIMSGNSYLGEKKQTEPFINVQHHLSDFNGCQTASPYCTNTVTNNPLTNDSRLPRHLRIMKAKVNCTQHSVRQCHNNISSQDPRISQSGSPHLDGTPEAQLTHTDAQGRASMVDVSGKAPTRRVAKARATVLLSPVAFGLLRDNQLVKGDALAVAQLAGIMGSKQTSALLPLCHPLPLDHTSVALDLDEQRGAVVVTATCRTTGRTGVEMEALTAVSTAALTVYDMCKAVSHDIIITDIKLLSKTGGKKDFLRASP, from the exons atgGCTTCGAACCTGCGCTGCGGCTTACAAGATATAAACAGGAGTGTGCGACATGTCAGAAAACACCTGGTTCAAAATGGAGTTAGTCGTAAACCGTTCTCTAGTGTGAAGAAGAACGAACTTGAACTTAGAGATTCCACTTTAGCTTCCCCCGACTTTAACGAATCTGCGAAAACCTTGACAAGACAG GAGAAGCTAAGAGTGCACAACATTCCCTTTTCATCGTTCTTGACGGACAACTTTGGCCGGAGACACAATTACTTGCGCATCTCCCTGACTGAGAAATGCAACCTCCGCT GTCAGTACTGCATGCCAGAGGAGGGTGTGACGCTTACACCACGAGGCCAGCTTCTGTCCACAACAGAAATTTTGACCCTAGCTCGCCTCTTTGTGAAAGAGGGTGTGGAGAAGATTCGTCTCACTGGAGGAGAGCCTCTCATCAGACCTGATGTGCTGGATATCATTG CTGAATTGAAGAAGTTGGAGGGTCTGAAGACCATCGCGGTGACAACAAATGGCATGAACCTGGCAAGATTTCTCCCTCTACTCAAAGATGCAGGCCTTGACCTGATCAACATCAGTTTGGATTCTCTGGTACCTGCCAAGTTTGAGTTCATTGTCAGGCGAAAAG GGTTCCACAAGGTTATGGAAGGCATTGATAAGGCCATTGAAATGGGCTACAACCCAGTCAAG GTCAACTGTGTGGTCATGCGAGGCCTCAATGAAGACGAACTGCTTGATTTCGTAGGTCTGACAGAGAAGAAGCCCCTGGAAGTGCGCTTCATTGAATACATGCCATTTGATG GCAACAAATGGAACTTTAAGAAGATGGTGAGCTACCAGGAGATGTTGGATCACATCAAGCAGCAGTGGCCTGACCTGGAAACGCTTCAAACTGGACACTCAGACACAGCCAAG ATCTTTAAAGTGCCAGGTTTCAAAGGGCAGGTCGGCTTCATCACCTCCATGTCTGACCATTTCTGTGGCTCATGTAACCGCTTACGCATCACCGCAGACGGCAACCTCAAG GTGTGTTTGTTCGGTAATTCTGAGGTGTCCCTCCGCGATGTGTTACGCTCCGGAGCGTCAGATGAAGAGCTGCTGCAAATAATCGGCGCTGCTGTGGGcagaaagaagaaacaacaTGCAG GCATGTTCACTATCTCCCAAATGAAGAACAGACCTATGATCCTCATCG GTGGAAACAGAGTCCTTAATGGCGTGAGTCTTATGTGCCTTCTCGACCACACTGCTTCAACACTGGCAGACCGTGACTGCTGCACTACAAACATAATGAGTGGCAACTCCTATCTCGGTGAAAAGAAACAGACGGAACCCTTTATCAATGTACAACACCACTTGTCTGACTTTAATGGTTGTCAAACTGCATCCCCTTATTGCACCAACACTGTGACTAACAACCCCCTAACAAATGATAGTCGCTTACCCAGACACTTACGAATAATGAAGGCCAAAGTCAACTGTACACAACATAGTGTGAGACAATGTCACAATAACATTTCTAGCCAAGACCCCCGCATCTCACAGAGCGGCAGCCCTCACCTCGATGGTACCCCAGAAGCCCAGCTGACACACACAGACGCTCAAGGCCGAGCAAGCATGGTGGATGTTAGCGGTAAAGCCCCGACGCGCCGAGTAGCCAAGGCTCGCGCCACCGTGCTTTTGAGCCCTGTTGCCTTTGGGCTGCTGCGAGACAACCAGCTGGTCAAGGGCGACGCCTTGGCGGTGGCCCAGTTGGCCGGCATCATGGGCTCCAAACAGACCTCGGCCCTCCTTCCGCTCTGTCACCCGCTCCCTTTAGACCACACCTCAGTCGCCCTGGACCTGGACGAGCAGCGCGGCGCCGTGGTCGTCACGGCGACGTGTCGCACCACCGGCAGGACGGGTGTCGAAATGGAGGCTTTGACTGCTGTTTCCACAGCAGCTCTGACCGTTTATGACATGTGTAAGGCTGTGAGCCATGACATCATCATTACTGACATAAAACTACTTAGTAAGACTGGGGGGAAGAAAGACTTTCTACGAGCGTCACCCTGA
- the mocs1 gene encoding molybdenum cofactor biosynthesis protein 1 isoform X4 produces the protein MASNLRCGLQDINRSVRHVRKHLVQNGVSRKPFSSVKKNELELRDSTLASPDFNESAKTLTRQEKLRVHNIPFSSFLTDNFGRRHNYLRISLTEKCNLRCQYCMPEEGVTLTPRGQLLSTTEILTLARLFVKEGVEKIRLTGGEPLIRPDVLDIIAELKKLEGLKTIAVTTNGMNLARFLPLLKDAGLDLINISLDSLVPAKFEFIVRRKGFHKVMEGIDKAIEMGYNPVKVNCVVMRGLNEDELLDFVGLTEKKPLEVRFIEYMPFDGNKWNFKKMVSYQEMLDHIKQQWPDLETLQTGHSDTAKIFKVPGFKGQVGFITSMSDHFCGSCNRLRITADGNLKVCLFGNSEVSLRDVLRSGASDEELLQIIGAAVGRKKKQHAGMFTISQMKNRPMILIGG, from the exons atgGCTTCGAACCTGCGCTGCGGCTTACAAGATATAAACAGGAGTGTGCGACATGTCAGAAAACACCTGGTTCAAAATGGAGTTAGTCGTAAACCGTTCTCTAGTGTGAAGAAGAACGAACTTGAACTTAGAGATTCCACTTTAGCTTCCCCCGACTTTAACGAATCTGCGAAAACCTTGACAAGACAG GAGAAGCTAAGAGTGCACAACATTCCCTTTTCATCGTTCTTGACGGACAACTTTGGCCGGAGACACAATTACTTGCGCATCTCCCTGACTGAGAAATGCAACCTCCGCT GTCAGTACTGCATGCCAGAGGAGGGTGTGACGCTTACACCACGAGGCCAGCTTCTGTCCACAACAGAAATTTTGACCCTAGCTCGCCTCTTTGTGAAAGAGGGTGTGGAGAAGATTCGTCTCACTGGAGGAGAGCCTCTCATCAGACCTGATGTGCTGGATATCATTG CTGAATTGAAGAAGTTGGAGGGTCTGAAGACCATCGCGGTGACAACAAATGGCATGAACCTGGCAAGATTTCTCCCTCTACTCAAAGATGCAGGCCTTGACCTGATCAACATCAGTTTGGATTCTCTGGTACCTGCCAAGTTTGAGTTCATTGTCAGGCGAAAAG GGTTCCACAAGGTTATGGAAGGCATTGATAAGGCCATTGAAATGGGCTACAACCCAGTCAAG GTCAACTGTGTGGTCATGCGAGGCCTCAATGAAGACGAACTGCTTGATTTCGTAGGTCTGACAGAGAAGAAGCCCCTGGAAGTGCGCTTCATTGAATACATGCCATTTGATG GCAACAAATGGAACTTTAAGAAGATGGTGAGCTACCAGGAGATGTTGGATCACATCAAGCAGCAGTGGCCTGACCTGGAAACGCTTCAAACTGGACACTCAGACACAGCCAAG ATCTTTAAAGTGCCAGGTTTCAAAGGGCAGGTCGGCTTCATCACCTCCATGTCTGACCATTTCTGTGGCTCATGTAACCGCTTACGCATCACCGCAGACGGCAACCTCAAG GTGTGTTTGTTCGGTAATTCTGAGGTGTCCCTCCGCGATGTGTTACGCTCCGGAGCGTCAGATGAAGAGCTGCTGCAAATAATCGGCGCTGCTGTGGGcagaaagaagaaacaacaTGCAG GCATGTTCACTATCTCCCAAATGAAGAACAGACCTATGATCCTCATCGGTGGGTGA
- the mocs1 gene encoding molybdenum cofactor biosynthesis protein 1 isoform X1 yields MASNLRCGLQDINRSVRHVRKHLVQNGVSRKPFSSVKKNELELRDSTLASPDFNESAKTLTRQEKLRVHNIPFSSFLTDNFGRRHNYLRISLTEKCNLRCQYCMPEEGVTLTPRGQLLSTTEILTLARLFVKEGVEKIRLTGGEPLIRPDVLDIIAELKKLEGLKTIAVTTNGMNLARFLPLLKDAGLDLINISLDSLVPAKFEFIVRRKGFHKVMEGIDKAIEMGYNPVKVNCVVMRGLNEDELLDFVGLTEKKPLEVRFIEYMPFDGNKWNFKKMVSYQEMLDHIKQQWPDLETLQTGHSDTAKIFKVPGFKGQVGFITSMSDHFCGSCNRLRITADGNLKVCLFGNSEVSLRDVLRSGASDEELLQIIGAAVGRKKKQHAGMFTISQMKNRPMILIGSTSQTPSSKGILKCFHIVIQHVKKISPHMCHSGGNRVLNGVSLMCLLDHTASTLADRDCCTTNIMSGNSYLGEKKQTEPFINVQHHLSDFNGCQTASPYCTNTVTNNPLTNDSRLPRHLRIMKAKVNCTQHSVRQCHNNISSQDPRISQSGSPHLDGTPEAQLTHTDAQGRASMVDVSGKAPTRRVAKARATVLLSPVAFGLLRDNQLVKGDALAVAQLAGIMGSKQTSALLPLCHPLPLDHTSVALDLDEQRGAVVVTATCRTTGRTGVEMEALTAVSTAALTVYDMCKAVSHDIIITDIKLLSKTGGKKDFLRASP; encoded by the exons atgGCTTCGAACCTGCGCTGCGGCTTACAAGATATAAACAGGAGTGTGCGACATGTCAGAAAACACCTGGTTCAAAATGGAGTTAGTCGTAAACCGTTCTCTAGTGTGAAGAAGAACGAACTTGAACTTAGAGATTCCACTTTAGCTTCCCCCGACTTTAACGAATCTGCGAAAACCTTGACAAGACAG GAGAAGCTAAGAGTGCACAACATTCCCTTTTCATCGTTCTTGACGGACAACTTTGGCCGGAGACACAATTACTTGCGCATCTCCCTGACTGAGAAATGCAACCTCCGCT GTCAGTACTGCATGCCAGAGGAGGGTGTGACGCTTACACCACGAGGCCAGCTTCTGTCCACAACAGAAATTTTGACCCTAGCTCGCCTCTTTGTGAAAGAGGGTGTGGAGAAGATTCGTCTCACTGGAGGAGAGCCTCTCATCAGACCTGATGTGCTGGATATCATTG CTGAATTGAAGAAGTTGGAGGGTCTGAAGACCATCGCGGTGACAACAAATGGCATGAACCTGGCAAGATTTCTCCCTCTACTCAAAGATGCAGGCCTTGACCTGATCAACATCAGTTTGGATTCTCTGGTACCTGCCAAGTTTGAGTTCATTGTCAGGCGAAAAG GGTTCCACAAGGTTATGGAAGGCATTGATAAGGCCATTGAAATGGGCTACAACCCAGTCAAG GTCAACTGTGTGGTCATGCGAGGCCTCAATGAAGACGAACTGCTTGATTTCGTAGGTCTGACAGAGAAGAAGCCCCTGGAAGTGCGCTTCATTGAATACATGCCATTTGATG GCAACAAATGGAACTTTAAGAAGATGGTGAGCTACCAGGAGATGTTGGATCACATCAAGCAGCAGTGGCCTGACCTGGAAACGCTTCAAACTGGACACTCAGACACAGCCAAG ATCTTTAAAGTGCCAGGTTTCAAAGGGCAGGTCGGCTTCATCACCTCCATGTCTGACCATTTCTGTGGCTCATGTAACCGCTTACGCATCACCGCAGACGGCAACCTCAAG GTGTGTTTGTTCGGTAATTCTGAGGTGTCCCTCCGCGATGTGTTACGCTCCGGAGCGTCAGATGAAGAGCTGCTGCAAATAATCGGCGCTGCTGTGGGcagaaagaagaaacaacaTGCAG GCATGTTCACTATCTCCCAAATGAAGAACAGACCTATGATCCTCATCG GCAGCACTTCCCAAACACCTTCATCAAAAGGCATCTTGAAGTGTTTCCACATTGTCATTcagcatgttaaaaaaatatctccTCATATGTGCCATTCAGGTGGAAACAGAGTCCTTAATGGCGTGAGTCTTATGTGCCTTCTCGACCACACTGCTTCAACACTGGCAGACCGTGACTGCTGCACTACAAACATAATGAGTGGCAACTCCTATCTCGGTGAAAAGAAACAGACGGAACCCTTTATCAATGTACAACACCACTTGTCTGACTTTAATGGTTGTCAAACTGCATCCCCTTATTGCACCAACACTGTGACTAACAACCCCCTAACAAATGATAGTCGCTTACCCAGACACTTACGAATAATGAAGGCCAAAGTCAACTGTACACAACATAGTGTGAGACAATGTCACAATAACATTTCTAGCCAAGACCCCCGCATCTCACAGAGCGGCAGCCCTCACCTCGATGGTACCCCAGAAGCCCAGCTGACACACACAGACGCTCAAGGCCGAGCAAGCATGGTGGATGTTAGCGGTAAAGCCCCGACGCGCCGAGTAGCCAAGGCTCGCGCCACCGTGCTTTTGAGCCCTGTTGCCTTTGGGCTGCTGCGAGACAACCAGCTGGTCAAGGGCGACGCCTTGGCGGTGGCCCAGTTGGCCGGCATCATGGGCTCCAAACAGACCTCGGCCCTCCTTCCGCTCTGTCACCCGCTCCCTTTAGACCACACCTCAGTCGCCCTGGACCTGGACGAGCAGCGCGGCGCCGTGGTCGTCACGGCGACGTGTCGCACCACCGGCAGGACGGGTGTCGAAATGGAGGCTTTGACTGCTGTTTCCACAGCAGCTCTGACCGTTTATGACATGTGTAAGGCTGTGAGCCATGACATCATCATTACTGACATAAAACTACTTAGTAAGACTGGGGGGAAGAAAGACTTTCTACGAGCGTCACCCTGA